A part of Osmerus mordax isolate fOsmMor3 chromosome 10, fOsmMor3.pri, whole genome shotgun sequence genomic DNA contains:
- the c1qtnf1 gene encoding complement C1q tumor necrosis factor-related protein 1: MRWVCRQSCPAMCLWALLLLEVVPAQSYRTPHDKDKDQDRQRDRGQDLGDQYHARTDPREHHRDAGEVRRGECRRCCDTGEEPQPQYANTHVPPHYPQYQVVPQINITILKGEKGDSGERGPYGKSGKMGQMGVQGPNGLKGTKGSIGASGESCKVYYAAFSVGRKKAVHSNDYYQTLVFDTELVNLYGHFNMFTGKFYCYIPGIYYFSLNVHTWNQKETYLHVMHNEREVVILYAQPSDRSIMQSQSLMLHLEPQDQVWIRLYKGERENAIFSDDFDTYITFNGHLIKPKSEV, encoded by the exons ATGCGCTGGGTGTGCCGTCAGTCTTGCCCAGCTATGTGTCTGTGGGCTCTACTGCTCCTGGAGGTGGTTCCAGCACAATCTTACCGGACCCCCCACGACAAGGACAAAGACCAGGACCGGCAACGGGACAGGGGACAAGATCTTGGGGACCAGTATCATGCTAGGACAGACCCCAGGGAACACCACCGGGATGCTGG ggaggtgaggaggggggagtgtcgTCGGTGTTGTGACACGGGAGAGGAGCCCCAACCTCAGTATGCCAACACTCATGTCCCGCCACACTACCCTCAGTACCAGGTGGTGCCTCAGATCAACATCACCATCCTCAAAG gtgagaaaggggactcaggggaacgtGGCCCCTATGGTAAATCAGGGAAGATGGGCCAGATGGGAGTGCAAGGCCCCAATGGCCTCAAGGGGACCAAGGGGTCCATAGGGGCCTCCGGGGAGTCCTGCAAGGTCTACTACGCTGCCTTCTCTGTGGGCCGCAAGAAGGCCGTCCACTCCAACGACTACTACCAGACTCTGGTGTTCGACACGGAGCTGGTCAACCTGTACGGACACTTCAACATGTTCACAG GCAAGTTCTACTGCTACATCCCTGGCATCTACTACTTCAGCCTGAACGTGCACACCTGGAACCAGAAGGAGACCTACCTGCACGTGATGCACAACGAGCGGGAGGTGGTGATCCTGTACGCCCAGCCCAGCGACAGGTCCATCATGCAGAGCCAGAGCCTCATGCTGCATCTGGAGCCTCAGGACCAGGTGTGGATCCGACTCtacaaaggagagagggagaacgccATCTTCAGCGATGATTTTGATACCTACATCACTTTCAACGGACATCTAATCAAGCCCAAGAGCGAGGTgtag